From one Paenibacillus sp. FSL K6-1330 genomic stretch:
- a CDS encoding helix-turn-helix transcriptional regulator, translating into MANRLDRYEELSRFLRSRRERITPEQAGVPDSGRRRTPGLRRSEVALLADVGLDWYTYLEQGRHINVSAEVLDRIAKVLRLDESERRHLYHLARKQFPLTGTKQRSKVTPELQRFLDSQNLSPTNVMDARMNIIAWNEAYCALNGNLAVMSDRERNLVWMTFTSPRFRYVKGDQWEQHARRIVAYFHAGYARHVDDPWWSEHFEALSQASREFREFWDSHEVLDAIDAPKTLHCPNLGILNFDLVSFHYLNDSNLTVSIHVPHPDGTVDKMQQLLIDYQSQHAEQLESSPRV; encoded by the coding sequence ATGGCCAACAGATTGGACCGTTATGAGGAATTGTCCCGTTTTTTGCGTTCACGCCGTGAACGAATAACCCCAGAGCAAGCAGGGGTGCCGGATTCCGGACGCAGACGAACACCCGGGCTTCGCCGCAGCGAGGTAGCTCTGCTGGCAGACGTGGGGCTGGATTGGTACACTTATTTGGAACAAGGGCGTCATATCAACGTATCCGCTGAGGTCCTTGATCGAATAGCGAAAGTGCTTCGGTTAGATGAATCGGAACGCAGGCATCTGTACCATCTGGCCCGTAAGCAATTTCCCTTGACCGGTACAAAGCAACGCTCTAAGGTAACTCCGGAACTTCAACGTTTTTTGGATAGCCAGAACCTTTCCCCAACGAATGTCATGGATGCGCGCATGAACATCATTGCCTGGAATGAAGCCTACTGCGCATTGAATGGGAATCTCGCGGTTATGTCGGATCGGGAGCGGAATTTGGTCTGGATGACGTTTACTTCTCCCCGTTTCCGCTATGTAAAGGGCGACCAATGGGAACAGCATGCTCGGCGAATCGTTGCTTACTTCCATGCCGGGTATGCGCGTCACGTCGACGATCCTTGGTGGTCCGAACATTTCGAGGCGCTTTCACAGGCTAGCAGGGAGTTTCGAGAATTTTGGGATTCCCACGAGGTTCTCGATGCTATTGATGCTCCTAAGACGCTGCATTGTCCGAATCTCGGGATCTTGAATTTTGATCTTGTTTCGTTTCATTACTTGAACGATTCTAATTTGACCGTTTCCATTCATGTTCCTCATCCAGATGGCACGGTGGATAAGATGCAGCAACTGTTAATTGATTATCAGAGCCAGCATGCAGAGCAGCTTGAATCTTCTCCAAGAGTTTAG
- a CDS encoding NAD(P)H-dependent oxidoreductase, whose amino-acid sequence MKVAAIVGSIRKDSYNLKLARYIQNRYQHLIQLDVLNIRDLPFYDQDIESVPPQPVIDFKAKVAAADAVLWITPEYNSTIPGVMANAIDWLSRVDRVMIGKPSWIVGSSMGLLGSVKAQGHLRNILFASGISSPLLPGNEVYIGLVHEKFNDKGELTDDPTIHYLDLVTDNFVKWMKELSQLKQLQSQK is encoded by the coding sequence ATGAAAGTAGCCGCCATAGTCGGAAGCATTCGCAAAGATTCATACAACCTGAAGTTAGCCCGTTATATTCAAAACCGTTATCAGCATCTTATTCAGTTGGATGTGCTGAACATTCGGGATCTCCCCTTTTACGATCAGGATATCGAGTCTGTTCCGCCCCAGCCGGTTATCGATTTTAAGGCGAAAGTCGCTGCTGCCGACGCGGTGTTATGGATCACTCCGGAATATAATTCGACCATTCCCGGCGTCATGGCGAACGCGATTGACTGGTTATCCCGCGTGGATCGAGTCATGATCGGGAAGCCCTCATGGATCGTCGGATCTTCCATGGGATTGTTGGGATCGGTCAAAGCGCAGGGCCATCTGCGTAACATTCTGTTCGCATCCGGTATTTCCTCGCCGCTGTTGCCTGGAAATGAAGTGTACATTGGTCTTGTTCATGAGAAGTTTAACGATAAGGGTGAGCTGACCGATGATCCTACCATTCATTACCTTGATCTTGTAACCGACAATTTCGTGAAATGGATGAAGGAGCTCTCCCAATTGAAGCAGCTCCAAAGTCAAAAATAA
- a CDS encoding Dabb family protein: MFEHIVLLKFKPDVSIEAKESAIKRAHDFKGNIPGIVELSAGINVTEEVEHMQGFTLGIRVTFEDQKACRDYIQHPLHQSLLQSIGPFVEGIVVMDYPFA, from the coding sequence ATGTTTGAGCATATCGTGCTATTGAAATTCAAGCCCGATGTTTCAATTGAAGCAAAAGAAAGTGCAATAAAGCGCGCGCATGACTTTAAAGGGAACATTCCGGGGATCGTGGAACTTAGCGCCGGGATTAACGTTACGGAGGAAGTAGAGCATATGCAGGGGTTTACGTTGGGGATTCGTGTCACTTTTGAGGATCAAAAGGCTTGCCGGGATTATATTCAGCATCCCCTGCATCAAAGTTTATTGCAATCCATTGGCCCGTTTGTTGAAGGAATCGTCGTTATGGATTACCCGTTTGCTTAA
- a CDS encoding chlorophyllase has protein sequence MELKITAPSPVVSVKPIVLSAPGRGENLQVRASAPTTGRNLPIIVFSHGSGSSLEDYGPLVDFWAAHGFVVIQPTHLDSRTLGLPQDDPRTPRIWRFRVEDMKRILDQLDFLESAVPGLSGRLDRSRIATAGHSFGGQTAGNLLGLRVLNPETKKEEDLSDSRIKAGVLFATAGQGGDSLTPFAAEKMPHLNVSFEHMTKPTLVVVGDQDDTPNKYQLTVRGPDWMTDPYFLSPGAESLLTLFGAEHSLGGIAGYEVKETTDENPERVALIQKVTWAYLRHVLDIEQTNWSAVKQTLSETTHSIGRIESK, from the coding sequence ATGGAACTAAAGATTACCGCACCCTCTCCAGTCGTCTCGGTGAAGCCGATAGTGCTTTCAGCCCCAGGCCGTGGCGAGAATCTGCAAGTGAGAGCCTCCGCGCCGACGACCGGTCGTAACTTACCTATTATTGTTTTCTCACACGGTTCTGGCTCATCGTTGGAGGATTACGGCCCCTTGGTTGACTTCTGGGCTGCACACGGCTTCGTAGTCATTCAACCTACCCATCTCGACTCAAGGACATTGGGTCTCCCTCAGGACGATCCCCGCACACCACGGATATGGCGTTTCCGAGTGGAAGACATGAAGCGCATCCTTGATCAGCTTGATTTCCTGGAATCTGCCGTTCCCGGCCTCAGCGGGCGCCTTGACCGAAGCCGCATCGCCACAGCCGGACACTCCTTCGGCGGCCAGACGGCGGGCAACCTGTTAGGATTGCGAGTCCTCAACCCCGAGACTAAGAAGGAAGAGGACCTGTCCGACTCGCGTATCAAAGCAGGCGTGCTATTCGCCACCGCTGGGCAAGGTGGGGACAGCCTGACACCGTTCGCGGCCGAGAAGATGCCGCATCTGAACGTGAGCTTCGAGCACATGACCAAGCCCACCCTCGTGGTCGTCGGGGATCAGGACGACACTCCTAACAAATATCAGCTGACCGTTCGCGGGCCGGATTGGATGACCGACCCTTACTTCCTCAGCCCGGGAGCCGAGAGCCTGCTCACCCTTTTTGGTGCAGAACACTCACTTGGAGGGATCGCTGGTTACGAGGTTAAAGAAACAACAGACGAAAACCCAGAACGAGTTGCCCTGATCCAGAAGGTTACATGGGCTTACCTTCGACATGTACTCGATATTGAGCAGACCAACTGGTCGGCAGTGAAACAGACTTTGTCCGAGACGACCCATTCAATTGGTCGAATTGAATCCAAATAA